A section of the Chelmon rostratus isolate fCheRos1 chromosome 16, fCheRos1.pri, whole genome shotgun sequence genome encodes:
- the hivep3a gene encoding transcription factor HIVEP3 → MEALHSRLTTGEQSGGQENCQPESHRRGQQPKSPSQPCQQQQTDAPKPHGTPQQPKQSRRQHPERKRLRHQRQSVDSDTAPEHKHEATTATEATTASSLSSGVPTSSAGGPTQSKPETQEGTPKQKRERKPQRPGKYVCSYCGRACAKPSVLQKHIRSHTGERPYPCAPCGFSFKTKSNLYKHRKSHTHRVKAGLALGEPRSLEEQVTESEDETRQLSSVSSHTERPSSVASIKSHETDRAKDSTGNDDSYAVKKRLALRLSRGKHVPQDSSDEKASSLILGSKGSTESGYFSRSESTEQSQDSPPNTSAKSYAEIILGKYGRLGHLQRMPRHHNQQPSGQEDKNLPFTVPKKQVIDHITKLITINEAVVDTSKIDSVKPRRFSLSRKNSSESQKSSSIKEPLLHSPKAGDLGYKNSGSITMGVPCEKFHHPSLNVEQPAGQTSAPLERSHSMPSAASSFDASSGGPSKFRLSQSFDERQPPQRQASRRYGMLRRQPAIEIPLGAELTKEEHEGSHSIYPDSLTTVPDRKQSQPQPYECEACGTGCKDWEGYKKHKQSLCLAHHPRNEVVISQMECSQLINHAVRAGASAMRKRRKEESFEFDDPSSPSLPSPALYSGQCKDESNAVYEGPRRPTLQTCSVIQHTSSFEKQESLCSENQGTEATKNSPPHDECQLVPQKQPQQQSTKLTNRKLVRQHSVKVPEILVTEDSNTSTAASIEPASTAKHSEKPDEFQWPQRSPSLAQLPIEKLPPKKKRLRLAEAAQSSGESSFDSISLPRSPSQDSSASYASSRSTSFEESNRPDMETAISSPLRRSRAPHMLTVPGVHQHREMRRSASEQAPHDPQPSVLMAETRSKSFDYSCLSPERSAVGWRERRKCLLMRHTAIRDPDEEEEEDQCAVPSRSPKHVSPSTSSQASPTPLYCSRSPTSPLSGDTLLHNPVRLQCKEIFSQWKLSQNIQLTGSTELSLAHCPSVDPLKEEASYIHTGQPPPQAPQPYPTHGPSGAARARYLPMSTGLKLEIPSLHDDHSEVRVSQSHIQHSVPHITSSLELLRPVTSPAVAVRLQTDTLTLACAIYTTLSQSTSPKSQEKVDAASHNVGMPTAEYRDHRNISPDLQLWSDDGLRISGSGGSKRMLSPSNSIEILPESQQQQKRVKEEEKREIGCVDRADLDTCDQELEGENQSCLPNVCSPVRHVGPSFPSLLSSTSNSWCYLNYIKPNHSALDEEKPSVYSSWSTSGYDPNPPGLSSKTALSLLHCKQRLSPSIYTISPITDRTTESMEQEDNKRPCSTEVCNRQLYCGDHEGTRKGQQTADDNRSNRKGEREEEKKEEEAQSCPRNKQPPKVWTSERGANEKHGIMHGGGGGGGKCQCRDCGLHLENTSVQQKCTHRITVSPAYNCKHCHVSFKAKGSLGEHLRSAAHGEETCGPDGADEGVCEKPSVHSDKPKDHWYSDVGKSGCDEDGNAKDKDGRRNDDNRSKAPESSHTASSDREKSHPGGRPMEPEPSRAASLPPKDSTQKSSASARRALFARRRLEASASASSGGSRSPSTPSLIPQREPSPPHSLSPRPRQSPAPSSSLSPPTCYVSTSTLRSGSPARGLSPIIVQSHGSESSGPPGSLADTSAQCHTCLHPRDRLSAARLSVDEVGLTHFTPHPTRPRGAHNLLSHLPLHSQQPSRAPSLLIPIGGIHMIQPRSLLPVYSLVSSPTAATANPAGPSWRLSDAPKGRFSPLQRQDTLKETLASSPARPPDHGASGGMSGSSRSDPVMHRKNQGRFGVQQPSSPGTETRRPEVNTDAHVTERRVYPETTQGQKKAPSSQTQL, encoded by the exons ATGGAGGCCTTGCATAGTCGCCTGACGACTGGGGAGCAGTCTGGAGGTCAAGAGAATTGTCAACCAGAGTCTCATCGCAGAGGCCAGCAGCCTAAGTCTCCCTCCCAGCCCTGTCAGCAACAGCAAACTGACGCCCCAAAGCCCCATGGCACACCACAGCAGCCCAAACAGTCCAGAAGACAGCATCCTGAACGTAAGCGTCTCAGGCACCAGCGGCAGAGCGTTGACTCAGATACTGCACCGGAACACAAACATGaggcaacaacagcaacagaagcAACCACAGCTTCTAGTTTGTCATCAGGAGTCCCAACGTCCTCAGCCGGTGGCCCCACACAGTCTAAACCAGAAACCCAGGAGGGCACCCCAAAACAGAAACGTGAGCGTAAGCCTCAGAGACCAGGCAAATATGTCTGCAGTTACTGTGGCCGTGCATGTGCAAAGCCTAGTGTCCTACAGAAACATATTCGTTCCCACACAGGTGAAAGACCCTATCCCTGCGCCCCATGTGGCTTCTCTTTTAAGACCAAGAGTAACCTGTACAAACACCGCaaatcgcacacacacagggttaaGGCAGGTCTGGCACTTGGGGAGCCAAGATCTTTAGAGGAGCAAGTCACTGAGTCAGAAGATGAAACCAGACAGTTATCATCAGTATCTTCCCATACAGAAAGACCAAGCAGTGTAGCCTCAATCAAGAGTCATGAAACAGACAGGGCCAAAGATTCCACTGGAAACGATGACTCCTACGCAGTGAAAAAGAGACTGGCTCTGCGTCTAAGTAGAGGGAAACATGTTCCTCAAGACTCGTCTGATGAAAAGGCCTCATCTCTTATTTTAGGGAGCAAAGGCAGCACCGAATCTGGCTATTTCTCTCGCTCTGAAAGCACTGAGCAGTCACAGGACAGCCCCCCAAACACAAGTGCCAAAAGCTATGCAGAGATCATCCTCGGCAAGTATGGACGTCTGGGACACCTGCAGAGGATGCCTCGGCACCATAACCAGCAGCCCTCTGGTCAGGAGGACAAAAACCTCCCATTCACAGTCCCCAAGAAGCAGGTCATTGACCATATCACCAAACTCATCACAATCAACGAGGCAGTGGTGGACACCAGTAAAATTGACAGTGTAAAACCAAGAAGATTCTCACTCTCCAGAAAGAATAGTTCAGAATCTCAGAAGAGTTCATCGATAAAAGAACCGCTTCTTCATAGCCCTAAAGCTGGAGATCTGGGCTATAAAAACAGTGGCTCCATCACCATGGGAGTTCCATGTGAAAAATTTCATCATCCATCCCTAAATGTGGAGCAGCCAGCTGGCCAAACATCAGCCCCTCTGGAGAGAAGTCACTCAATGCCATCTGCAGCCAGTTCATTTGACGCCTCCAGTGGTGGCCCCAGTAAATTCCGCCTGAGCCAGTCTTTTGATGAACGACAGCCTCCTCAAAGGCAGGCATCCCGTCGTTATGGGATGCTAAGACGGCAGCCAGCTATTGAAATCCCACTTGGTGCTGAACTCACAAAAGAGGAACATGAGGGTTCTCATTCAATTTACCCTGACAGCTTAACCACTGTGCCTGACCGCAAGCAAAGTCAACCACAGCCATATGAGTGTGAGGCCTGTGGCACTGGATGCAAAGATTGGGAAGGTTAtaagaaacacaagcaaagcCTGTGCTTAGCACATCATCCCAGAAATGAGGTGGTCATTAGTCAAATGGAGTGCTCACAGTTAATTAACCATGCAGTCAGAGCAGGAGCTTCAGCAATGCgcaagaggaggaaagaagagagttttgaatttgatgatccctcttctccctcattaCCCTCTCCTGCCCTCTATTCAGGACAGTGTAAAGATGAAAGCAATGCAGTTTATGAGGGCCCAAGAAGACCTACACTGCAAACCTGTTCAGTAATTCAACATACTAGTTCGTTTGAAAAACAAGAATCTTTGTGTAGTGAGAATCAAGGCACTGAGGCGACAAAAAACTCTCCACCTCATGACGAATGTCAACTGGTACCTCAGAAGCAACCCCAACAACAGTCGACAAAACTAACAAACCGAAAGCTGGTCCGCCAACACAGCGTCAAGGTTCCAGAAATACTGGTCACAGAGGATTCCAACACGAGCACAGCGGCCTCAATAGAGCCAGCTTCAACAGCAAAACATTCAGAGAAACCGGATGAATTTCAGTGGCCGCAGAGAAGCCCCTCTCTGGCCCAGCTTCCTATTGAAAAGCTTCCTCCAAAGAAGAAGCGCTTACGTCTAGCCGAGGCCGCCCAGTCCTCTGGGGAATCCAGTTTTGACTCTATATCCCTGCCCCGCAGCCCCAGTCAGGACAGTAGTGCGTCTTATGCATCCAGTCGTTCCACATCCTTCGAAGAGTCAAATAGACCAGATATGGAGACAGCGATATCGTCACCACTGAGGAGATCAAGAGCTCCTCACATGTTGACGGTGCCTGGGGTGCATCAGCATAGAGAGATGAGGCGCTCAGCATCTGAGCAGGCGCCTCATGACCCACAACCAAGTGTCCTAATGGCTGAGACCCGCAGTAAATCTTTTGACTACAGTTGTCTGTCCCCTGAGCGCTCTGCAGTTGGctggagggaaagaagaaagtgTCTTCTAATGAGACACACTGCTATCAGAGAtcctgatgaggaggaggaggaggatcagtgTGCGGTACCGAGCCGTAGTCCTAAACATGTCAGCCCGAGCACATCATCTCAAGCAAGCCCAACTCCTTTGTACTGCAGTAGGTCCCCTACTTCCCCTTTATCAGGTGACACACTCTTGCATAATCCAGTAAGATTACAATGCAAAGAGATCTTTTCTCAGTGGAAACTCAGTCAAAATATTCAGTTGACAGGCAGCACAGAACTCTCCCTCGCTCACTGTCCATCTGTAGATCCTCTAAAAGAAGAGGCCTCATACATCCATACAGGGCAGCCCCCTCCCCAAGCACCACAGCCCTATCCTACACATGGACCATCAGGGGCAGCCAGAGCTCGCTACCTCCCCATGTCGACAGGGCTGAAGCTAGAGATTCCCTCACTACATGATGATCATTCAGAGGTCCGAGTAAGTCAATCCCACATCCAGCATTCTGTCCCTCACATCACCTCCAGTCTGGAACTACTGAGGCCAGTCACATCTCCAGCAGTAGCAGTGCGTCTCCAAACAGACACCCTCACCCTAGCATGTGCCATATACACCACGTTGTCTCAGTCCACCTCCCCCAAGTCACAGGAGAAGGTTGATGCTGCTTCACACAATGTAGGTATGCCAACAGCTGAATACAGAGACCATAGGAACATAAGTCCGGACCTTCAGTTGTGGTCTGATGATGGCCTGAGGATATCAGGCTCAGGGGGAAGCAAGCGCATGCTCTCCCCTTCAAACAGTATAGAGATCCTCCCCGagtcacagcaacagcagaaacgagtaaaagaagaagagaagagggagattGGATGTGTTGACAGGGCAGACTTGGACACATGCGATCAAGAACTCGAAGGGGAGAATCAGTCATGTCTTCCCAACGTTTGTTCTCCCGTCAGACATGTTGGACCATCATTCCCCAGTCTGCTGTCCAGCACCAGTAATAGCTGGTGCTATTTGAACTACATTAAACCAAACCATTCTGCTCTGGATGAAGAGAAGCCCTCAGTTTACTCATCGTGGTCCACCAGTGGCTATGACCCCAACCCACCTGGCCTCTCCAGCAAGACAGCTCTGTCTCTGCTACACTGTAAGCAGAGGCTCAGTCCCTCCATCTACACTATATCCCCCATAACAGACAGGACAACTGAGTCAATGGAGCAAGAGGACAACAAGAGACCATGCTCCACCGAG GTCTGCAACAGACAGCTGTACTGCGGAGACCATGAGGGAACAAGGAAgggacagcagacagcagatgACAACAGGTCAAACagaaaaggggagagggaggaagagaagaaggaggaggaagcgcAGTCATGCCCCAGAAATAAACAACCCCCTAAAGTTTGGACCTCTGAGAGAGG AGCAAATGAGAAACACGGCATCATGcatggtggaggtggaggtggagggaagtGCCAATGTAGGGATTGTGGACTCCACCTCGAGAATACCAGTGTTCAGCAAAAGTGCACCCATCGCATCACAGTATCACCAGCATATAACTGCAAACATTGTCACGTTTCTTTCAAAGCCAAAG GAAGCCTCGGCGAACACCTGAGATCTGCAGCACATGGAGAAGAAACCTGTGGGCCAGATGGCGCAGATGAAG GCGTCTGTGAAAAACCTTCAGTTCACTCCGACAAGCCTAAAGATCACTGGTACTCTGATGTGGGGAAAAGTGGATGTGATGAGGACGGGAATGCAAAGGACAAGGATGGCAGACGTAATGACGACAACAGGTCCAAGGCGCCTGAAAGCTCTCACACTGCCTCCTCTGATCGTGAGAAATCGCATCCAGGAGGGCGGCCGATGGAGCCTGAACCCAGCCGGGCCGCCTCTCTTCCCCCCAAGGACTCTACCCAGAAGAGCTCGGCCAGCGCCAGGAGGGCCCTGTTCGCCCGAAGACGCCTTGAAGCTTCAGCATCGGCATCCTCAGGAGGCTCCCGTTCTCCAAGCACTCCATCACTGATTCCACAGAGGGAGCCGTCTCCACCTCACAGTCTGTCACCCAGGCCTCGACAGTCCCctgctccctcttcctccctctccccaccAACCTGTTATGTCTCCACCTCCACTCTTAGATCCGGCTCCCCTGCTAGAGGTCTTTCTCCTATAATAGTCCAGTCCCATGGATCTGAGTCCTCTGGGCCTCCAGGTTCTCTGGCAGACACTTCAGCTCAGTGCCACACCTGCCTTCACCCAAGAGACCGACTGTCTGCAGCAAGACTG TCTGTGGATGAGGTTGGTCTGACCCACTTCACCCCACATCCCACACGGCCTCGGGGAGCCCACAACCTCCTGAGTCACCTCCCTCTGCACTCCCAGCAGCCGAGCAGGGCCCCGAGCCTCCTGATTCCCATCGGGGGGATTCACATGATTCAGCCCAGGTCCCTCCTCCCTGTGTACAGCCTGGTGAGCAGCCCCACAGCAGCCACGGCTAACCCCGCAGGGCCATCCTGGAGACTAAGCGACGCTCCGAAGGGGAGGTTTTCTCCCCTGCAGCGGCAGGATACTCTCAAAGAGACGTTGGCCAGCAGCCCAGCCAGACCGCCGGACCATGGTGCATCAGGGGGGATGTCCGGGAGCAGCCGGTCGGACCCTGTAATGCACAGAAAGAATCAGGGACGCTTTGGCGTCCAACAGCCGTCCAGTCCAGGGACAGAGACGAGGCGTCCGGAGgtaaacacagatgcacatgtcACAGAGAGGCGTGTTTACCCCGAGACCACCCAAGGCCAAAAAAAGGCTCCTTCCTCCCAAACACAACTCTGA
- the edn2 gene encoding endothelin-2 produces the protein MTMASFMCKTLTLFIICMVLQEGCGLPLSDRAELPAQAPHPHRVRTKRCSCNSWDDKECIYFCHLDIIWVNTPSKVLPYGLGSPLSRRRRRSADRCECLNPTDKTCSGFCQSSENPRTNLVGPVLESASTSSNKLLASFRSVVKSNVAIANVILSSSEKPGGVNRPRSRTIR, from the exons ATGACGATGGCTTCCTTCATGTGCAAGACGCTGACTTTATTCATCATCTGCATGGTTCTGCAAGAGG GCTGTGGACTGCCCTTATCAGACCGGGCAGAGCTGCCAGCTCAGGCTCCACATCCACACCGCGTCAGGACCAAACGCTGCTCCTGCAACAGCTGGGACGATAAAGAATGCATCTACTTCTGCCACCTGGATATTATCTGGGTCAACACGCCAAG TAAAGTCCTTCCGTATGGCCTTGGGAGTCCCCTGTCTCGTCGCCGCCGCCGCTCAGCTGACCGTTGCGAATGCCTCAACCCAACAGATAAAACCTGTTCTGGCTTCTGCCAAAG CTCAGAGAATCCAAGGACTAATCTCGTGGGTCCAGTGCTCGAATCTGCAAGCACAAGCAGCAACAAACTGCTGGCATCTTTCAG ATCTGTTGTCAAGTCCAACGTGGCGATCGCAAACGTGATTCTGTCATCAAGCGAGAAGCCAGGTGGAGTCAACAGGCCCAGGAGCAGAACAATCAGGTAG